Proteins from one Burkholderia oklahomensis C6786 genomic window:
- a CDS encoding Fe(3+) ABC transporter substrate-binding protein has product MFLKQARPLLRTLAFAFALAAVAPAAQAANEVNLYTTREPKLIQPLIDAFTKQSGIAVNTVFVKDGLLERVKAEGARSPADVLMTVDIGNLLDLVDGGLTQPVRSQPLDDAIPANLRSARGDWYALSLRDRVLYVDKNMKLDAITYESLADPKWKGKVCIRSGQHPYNTALVAAMIAHDGEAATEQWLRGVKANLARKATGGDRDVARDILGGICDVGLANAYYVGHMKHAEPGTDARKWGDAIKVVRPTFANAKSGGTHVNVSGAAVAKHAPNKDNAVKLLEYLASPPAQALYAQANYEYPVRAGVTLDPVIAGFGPLKVDPLPLVEIAKHRRRASQLVDKVGFDN; this is encoded by the coding sequence ATGTTCCTGAAGCAAGCCCGCCCGCTGCTGCGCACGCTCGCGTTCGCGTTCGCACTCGCCGCCGTCGCGCCCGCCGCGCAGGCGGCGAACGAAGTCAATCTCTACACGACCCGCGAGCCGAAGCTGATCCAGCCGCTCATCGACGCGTTCACGAAGCAAAGCGGGATCGCCGTCAACACGGTGTTCGTCAAGGACGGGCTCCTCGAGCGCGTGAAGGCGGAAGGCGCGCGCTCGCCGGCCGACGTGCTGATGACGGTCGATATCGGCAACCTGCTCGATCTCGTCGACGGCGGGCTCACGCAGCCGGTGCGCTCGCAGCCGCTCGACGACGCGATCCCCGCGAACCTGCGCAGCGCGCGCGGCGACTGGTATGCGCTGTCGCTGCGCGACCGCGTGCTGTACGTCGACAAGAACATGAAGCTCGACGCGATCACGTACGAGTCGCTCGCCGATCCGAAATGGAAAGGCAAGGTCTGCATCCGCTCGGGCCAGCATCCGTACAACACCGCGCTCGTCGCCGCGATGATCGCGCACGACGGCGAAGCCGCGACCGAGCAGTGGCTGCGCGGCGTGAAGGCGAATCTCGCGCGCAAGGCGACGGGCGGCGATCGCGACGTCGCGCGCGACATCCTCGGCGGGATCTGCGACGTCGGGCTCGCGAACGCGTACTACGTCGGTCACATGAAGCACGCGGAGCCGGGCACCGACGCGCGCAAGTGGGGCGACGCGATCAAGGTCGTGCGCCCGACGTTCGCGAACGCGAAGAGCGGCGGCACGCACGTCAACGTGAGCGGCGCGGCCGTCGCGAAGCACGCGCCGAACAAGGACAACGCGGTGAAGCTGCTCGAATACCTCGCGTCGCCGCCCGCGCAGGCGCTCTACGCGCAGGCGAACTACGAGTATCCGGTGCGCGCGGGCGTGACGCTCGATCCGGTGATCGCCGGCTTCGGGCCGCTGAAGGTCGATCCGCTGCCGCTCGTCGAGATCGCGAAGCACCGCAGGCGCGCAAGCCAGCTCGTCGACAAGGTCGGCTTTGACAACTGA